AATCAGGTCCGACGATTGCATTACGTGCGGATTTTGATGCACTCCCGATTGAAGATTTAAAAGAGGTGCCTTATCGTTCTCAAGTTCCTGGCGTGATGCATGCGTGTGGTCATGACGGCCATACGACGATTTTATTGACCGTCGCTGAATTACTCCATGCGCATCAGTCTCAATTAAAAGGAACAGTCGTCTTAATTTTCCAATATGGTGAAGAAGTGATGCCTGGCGGTGCGCAAGAAATGATTGCAGATAATGCCTTAATGGGTGTCGATAAAATATATGGCAATCATTTATGGAGCGGTTATCCGACTGGGACGATTCACACACGACCAGGTCCGATGATGGCACAACCAGACGAATTTAACATCACCATTCATGGTAAAGGTGGCCACGGGGCTAAACCACACGAAACGATTGATCCGATTGTCATCCTTGCAGAGTTTATTTTAAGCGCACAAAAAATCGTTTCTCGTACGTTAGACCCTGTCAAACAAGCCGTGATTTCTTTCGGTAAAATTGAAGCCGGTGAAGCTGATAATGTCATTCCTGATACAGCGACTTGTCGTGGTACTGTGCGCACTTTCGAAACAGATGTCCAAGCGCATATTTACCACAAGATGGACCTGTTACTCCAAGGACTCGCACTGGCTAACGATGTCACTTATACGTTTGATTACATTAAAGGCTATTTGCCTGTTTACAACCACGAAGCATCAGCAAATATCGTTAAAAATGCCGCTCATGCGCTAAACTTCCGATACCAAGAGTCCGATTTAATGATGGTCGGTGAAGACTTTTCATTTTATTTAAAAGCAAGACCTGGCGCATTTTTCTTAACTGGCTGTGGTAACGCTCAAAAAGGCACAGATTGGCCACATCACAGTCCGCATTTTGATATTGACGAAGATGCGATGAAATACGCCGTGAGCACATTTATGAAGATTTTAGAACTTGAAGGCATATTCAAAGATTAACAGAAAATAACATGAGGGAGATGGGATACGAAAATTTTTGATGCTATAGCTACAGTATTTTTGTTTAACTTGCCCTCACCCTACGATCTATGTTTTTGATTGCCTTCATGGCTTCGCGTTCGTAGGGGCTGAAGGGAGGTTGTGACAAAAGCGCTTAGGAGTTGAGCAGAACCGAGCGATGAGCAAAATTGATTTCCAAATTTTGCCGAAATCGCGGGAGTTCTGTCGAAAATCCTGCTCTTGGAACACCGTTTATTGATTCCCAGGGCACCCATTCATTGTGGATTTTAGGAGCAGTACAGAAATCCCATGTGAAACAAAGATTTCGTCGTACTGCCCCCGCAAGGCTGACTAGACTTCTCAAAAGCGCATGCATTGAGAAGTCAGACTGCTACTGCTATAAACAGTAACCACTATTAAAGTAAAGAAGTCAACGTCAGCAGTATGCACGCATTCCCTCAGGAGTCTCAGCCTTCTGGGCAATCTTACTTCAAATACAGCAAACTGAGGGCAAGTTTATGAAATCAAGAAATCAATAGCATCTTTTTTGTATCCCATTCACTCACATTTTCACACAGTTTTAAAATCATTAATAAATAATCAATCTAAAATTCGTTTGAATGAGACTGGGAAAACTTGATGTCCCGGTCCCGTTTCCTTTTCTCTATAAAATTTCACAATGGAAGGAATGTTACGATGGGAGATACACTCTATCAACATGGAACTCTGGGTACACTCATGGCTGGCTTATTAGAAGGGACTGCAACGATTCAAGACATCCTCGAACAAGGTGATGCGGGTTTAGGCACGTTAGCTGGATCGGATGGTGAAGTCATTTTTATAGACGGTCAAGCATTTCACGCCAATGCGCAAAACGAATTCACGCAACTCACTGGAGAAGAACTCACGCCTTTCGCGACAATTACACATTTCCAGGCACACCATACGTTTAAAGCGACAAATCAATCCGCGCAACATGTATTAGCGCAGGTCCGAACTAAAATGCGTAGTCCAAATGCCTTTTCAGCAGTCAAAATTACCGGGACATTTCAACATATGCACGTACGAATGATGCCCGGACAAACCCCTCCATATCGTCGCTTAATTGAGTCCGCACAGCAACAACCCGAATATTCGCGCTCCAATATTTCTGGTACACTCATTGGCTTTTATACACCCGAACTGTTTCATGGCATTGGCGCAGGTGGCTTTCATCTTCACTTTGTCGATGATGCGCGAACATTCGGTGGGCACGTGTTAGATTTTCACATTGAAGTAGCTGACGTCGAAATTCAAGATTTTGAGACGCTGACGCAACATTTTCCAGTCCACCATCGCTCGTTCACAGAGGCTGAAATTGATTATGAGGATATCAATGAAGAAATTAGAGAAGCTGAGTAAAGTGTTAAAGCAGTGTCTAAAAAAGGGAAGAAAAGCATCGCCCTTTTCATCTTTACAGTAAATAAAAAAGAGCTGGCCGAGGCCAACTCTTTTTTTATCTATATTTATGATAGATTATTGTTCGATGTTAGTTACAACGCCTGATCCTACAGTACGTCCACCTTCACGAATTGAAAAACGAGTACCGTCTTCGATAGCGATTGGAGAAATTAATTCAACTTCCATTTCAACGTTATCGCCAGGCATTACCATTTCAGTACCTTCTGGTAAGTTTACAACACCAGTTACGTCAGTAGTACGGAAATAGAATTGTGGGCGGTAGTTAGAGAAGAATGGTGTATGACGACCACCTTCGTCTTTTGATAATACGTAAACTTCCGCTTTAAATTTTGTGTGTGGTGTGATTGAACCAGGAGCCGCTAATACTTGACCACGGTTGATGTCTTCACGTGCAACACCACGTAATAAAGCACCAATGTTGTCACCAGCTTCAGCGTAGTCTAATAACTTACGGAACATTTCTACACCAGTAACAGTTGTTTTAGAAGATTCTTCAGTTAAACCGATGATTTCAACTTCGTCACCAACTTTGATTTGACCACGTTCAACACGACCAGTAGCAACTGTACCACGACCTGTGATTGAGAATACGTCCTCAACAGGCATCATGAATGGTTTGTCTGAGTCACGGTCTGGAGTTGGAATGTAAGTGTCTACAGCTTCCATTAATTCTAAGATTTTTTCTTCGTATTGTGCATCGCCTTCTAAAGCTTTTAATGCTGAACCAGCGATTACAGGTACGTCATCACCTGGGAAGTCGTATTCAGATAATAAGTCACGTACTTCCATTTCTACTAATTCTAATAATTCTTCGTCGTCTACCATGTCAACTTTGTTTAAGAATACAACTAATGCTGGTACACCAACGTTACGTGATAAAAGAATGTGCTCACGAGTTTGTGGCATTGGACCGTCAGCAGCAGATACTACTAAGATACCACCGT
Above is a genomic segment from Staphylococcus delphini containing:
- a CDS encoding M20 family metallopeptidase — translated: MTDWFQLAYDKEQEMVQTRRYLHQHPELSFQETKTHAYILQRLQQLNFEIDEKVGRNGIIARITGDESGPTIALRADFDALPIEDLKEVPYRSQVPGVMHACGHDGHTTILLTVAELLHAHQSQLKGTVVLIFQYGEEVMPGGAQEMIADNALMGVDKIYGNHLWSGYPTGTIHTRPGPMMAQPDEFNITIHGKGGHGAKPHETIDPIVILAEFILSAQKIVSRTLDPVKQAVISFGKIEAGEADNVIPDTATCRGTVRTFETDVQAHIYHKMDLLLQGLALANDVTYTFDYIKGYLPVYNHEASANIVKNAAHALNFRYQESDLMMVGEDFSFYLKARPGAFFLTGCGNAQKGTDWPHHSPHFDIDEDAMKYAVSTFMKILELEGIFKD
- the budA gene encoding acetolactate decarboxylase encodes the protein MGDTLYQHGTLGTLMAGLLEGTATIQDILEQGDAGLGTLAGSDGEVIFIDGQAFHANAQNEFTQLTGEELTPFATITHFQAHHTFKATNQSAQHVLAQVRTKMRSPNAFSAVKITGTFQHMHVRMMPGQTPPYRRLIESAQQQPEYSRSNISGTLIGFYTPELFHGIGAGGFHLHFVDDARTFGGHVLDFHIEVADVEIQDFETLTQHFPVHHRSFTEAEIDYEDINEEIREAE
- the tuf gene encoding elongation factor Tu, coding for MAKEKFDRSKEHANIGTIGHVDHGKTTLTAAIATVLAKHGDSVAQSYDMIDNAPEEKERGITINTSHIEYQTEKRHYAHVDCPGHADYVKNMITGAAQMDGGILVVSAADGPMPQTREHILLSRNVGVPALVVFLNKVDMVDDEELLELVEMEVRDLLSEYDFPGDDVPVIAGSALKALEGDAQYEEKILELMEAVDTYIPTPDRDSDKPFMMPVEDVFSITGRGTVATGRVERGQIKVGDEVEIIGLTEESSKTTVTGVEMFRKLLDYAEAGDNIGALLRGVAREDINRGQVLAAPGSITPHTKFKAEVYVLSKDEGGRHTPFFSNYRPQFYFRTTDVTGVVNLPEGTEMVMPGDNVEMEVELISPIAIEDGTRFSIREGGRTVGSGVVTNIEQ